From the Osmerus eperlanus chromosome 19, fOsmEpe2.1, whole genome shotgun sequence genome, one window contains:
- the arhgef15a gene encoding rho guanine nucleotide exchange factor 15: protein MKLVWVPIWDLDEYVDEYVVAGSGKGRGEQAEEGEEDSKQKPNVASPPVEILRPQHNISPVKNESLYDFLTDAPNYLTLLDTPPSSSSENAGPRGSPYKRTPTASSAAQTCSSEQTPTPLHPRPFPPAPVPSLRPLPPLPSASSPAPTYPQPLNPPTSFYDDLDGEDRPDTEEGEEATVLSGGPRRISSDWESQRENVPLYQDYQAEAIKEALRVQKVCEGGGVKAGLRGDVRKSWALGSDGLAEPRKGPGDVTLWRDLPVVRHSGLLESLPYQELQRQESMFEVLTSEASYLRSLRVLMDHFLMSRDLEETLVVHDKRILFSNVLDVCEVSERFLNDLLERVDEGIRISDVCDIIYKHAEHNFNVYIDYIRDQDYQEKAYSSLIESNKAFAVVMARLEASPLCRRLPFPSFLLLPLQRITRIKILVQNILKRTQEGSREEHSATLALTTVSELIKKSNKLVGQMKQMEELIQITNQLEFHGLKALPLISTTRWLEKRGELQELTKSASLFSFGLKLTPLYLFLFNDLLLVTQKKSPERYVVIDHAHRALVQVKAVDTGDLGSRYEHSFSLLLLENHRGQASERLLKAPSGSDLHRWIGAFPSMSEPSREEVVYEDWDCPQVQCVEVYRAQQRDELSLEPTDIINVLRKTHEGWYEGLRLLDNEKGWFPSSVVVEITNEHVRRRNLREQFRITQATAAIGTES, encoded by the exons ATGAAGCTGGTCTGGGTGCCGATATGGGACCTGGATGAGTACGTGGATGAGTACGTGGTTGCTGGCagtgggaaagggagaggagagcaggcggaggagggagaggaagattcGAAGCAGAAGCCCAACGTAGCGTCTCCTCCAGTCGAGATACTCAGGCCCCAACACAACATCTCTCCGGTGAAAAATGAGTCATTGTATGATTTCCTGACGGACGCCCCCAACTATCTCACACTCCTCGACACGCCTCCAAGTTCCTCCTCTGAAAACGCTGGGCCTCGCGGATCACCTTACAAACGCACGCCAACGGCATCTTCTGCTGCCCAGACCTGCAGCTCTGAACAAA ctcccacccccctgcaTCCCCGTCCCTTTCCACCTGCTCCTGTGCCCAGTCTgcgccctctgccccccctgccctctgcctccagccctgcccccacctaCCCTCAGCCACTGAACCCCCCCACCTCTTTCTATGATGACTTGGATGGAGAAGACCGACCAGacacagaggaaggagagga AGCCACGGTCCTTTCAGGTGGTCCCAGGAGGATCTCCTCAGACTGGGAGTCCCAGAGGGAGAATG TGCCACTGTACCAGGACTACCAGGCAGAGGCCATCAAGGAGGCGCTGCGTGTCCAgaaagtgtgtgagggaggcggGGTGAAGGCGGGGCTGCGGGGGGATGTGAGGAAGAGCTGGGCCCTGGGGTCCGACGGCCTGGCTGAGCCCAGGAAGGGCCCAGGGGATGTCACTCTATGGCGGGACCTGCCCGTGGTCCGACACAGCGGCCTGCTGGAGAGTCTACCCTACCAGGAGCTGCAGAGGCAGGAG agCATGTTTGAGGTGCTCACCTCAGAGGCGTCCTACCTGCGCTCCCTCAGAGTGCTCATGGATCATTTCCTGATGTCTCGCGACCTGGAGGAGACGCTTGTCGTCCACGACAAGAGGATCCTCTTCTCCAACGTCCTGGACGTGTGCGAGGTCAGCGAGAG GTTCTTGAATGATCTGCTGGAGAGAGTGGATGAAGGCATCAGGATAAGTgatgtgtgtgacatcatctaCAAACACGCCGAGCACAACTTTAACGTCTACATTGATTACATCCGTGACCAAGACTATCAGGAGAAGGCCTACAGCTCCCTTAT AGAGAGCAACAAGGCGTTTGCTGTGGTGATGGCGAGGCTAGAGGCGTCTCCTCTGTGTCGCCGGCTgcctttcccctccttcctcctgctgCCTCTACAGAGGATCACCCGCATCAAGATCCTGGTCCAG AACATCCTGAAGAGGACtcaggagggcagcagagaggaaCACAGCGCCACGCTGGCTCTGACCACCGTCTCCGAG CTCATCAAGAAATCCAACAAGCTGGTGGGTCAAATGAAGCAGATGGAGGAGCTCATTCAGATCACCAACCAGCTGGAGTTTCACGGGCTCAAG gccctccccctcatctccacGACCCGCTGGCTGGAGAAACGAGGAGAGCTGCAGGAGCTGACCAAGAGTGCGTCCCTCTTCAGCTTCGGACTCAAGCTCACCCCCTTGTACCTCTTCCTCTTCAACGATCTTCTCCTCGTAACGCAGAAGAAGAG cccagaGCGCTACGTAGTGATAGACCACGCCCATCGCGCCTTGGTGCAGGTGAAGGCAGTGGACACAGGTGACCTGGGGTCCCGGTACGAGCATTCcttctctctgctgctgctggagaatCACCGAGGTCAGGCCAGCGAACGCCTACTGAAGGCTCCCTCAGG GTCAGACCTGCACAGGTGGATTGGAGCATTCCCCTCCATGAGTGAACCcagcagagaggaggtggtgtacGAGGACTGGG ACTGTCCACAGGTTCAGTGTGTGGAAGTATACAGAGCCCAGCAACGTGATGAACTGTCCCTGGAGCCAACAGACATCATCAATGTGTTGCGGAAGACCCATGAAG GTTGGTACGAGGGACTCCGTCTCCTGGACAACGAGAAAGGCTGGTTTCCTTCCAGCGTTGTCGTGGAGATAACAAACGAACATGTGAGGAGACGGAATCTTAGGGAACAGTTCCGGATCACTCAGGCAACGGCTGCCATTGGAACAGAAAGCTGA
- the grk1b gene encoding rhodopsin kinase GRK1b, with protein MDIGGLETVVANSAYVSARGSVDGAAAATMRDKKMRARLNLPHIKKCEHMTTTVDAAFDSMCVNQPIGKRLFQQYLESEAAHKNPGDLWKDMEEYNIAQEKDRVQKAQKIVNKYYDSASKTFCQFLEEKAITRVKEDLKNVRGDLFKESEQQLLKHLESAALAGFKGSMYFLRYVQFKWLESQAVDEEWFMDFRVLGKGGFGEVHACQMRATGKMYANKKLNKKRLKKRKGYEGAIVEKRILAKVHSRFIVSLAYAFQTKLDLCLVMTIMNGGDLRFHMYNVDEKNPGFNEPRACFYTAQIICGLEHLHQHRIVYRDLKPENVLLDDGGHVRLSDLGLAVELPPGKDTTNGYAGTPGFMAPELLQKKDYDYSVDYFTLGVTLYEMVAAKGPFRLRGEQVENTEVTRRILNDPVSYPENFGKECMAMCEGLMEKDPAKRLGFKNNDCADLKNHSFFKELNWGRLEAGMLTPPFIPDPKAVYAKDISDVGAFSTIKGVVIDNKDTEFYGEFASGNVPIPWQEEMIETGVFGELNVWAEKGKLPNDLDPNFIPVESKGGACVLL; from the exons ATGGACATCGGAGGTCTGGAGACGGTGGTGGCCAACTCAGCCTACGTGTCGGCGCGCGGCAGCGTGGACGGAGCCGCCGCCGCCACCATGCGGGACAAGAAGATGCGCGCGCGCCTCAACCTCCCTCACATCAAGAAGTGCGAGCACATGACGACCACCGTGGACGCAGCCTtcgacagcatgtgtgtgaaccAGCCCATCGGCAAGCGCCTGTTCCAGCAGTATCTGGAGAGCGAGGCGGCCCACAAGAACCCGGGAGATCTGTGGAAGGACATGGAGGAATACAACATCGCCCAGGAGAAGGACCGGGTCCAGAAGGCCCAGAAGATCGTCAACAAGTACTACGACTCGGCCTCCAAGACCTTCTGTCAGTTCCTGGAGGAGAAGGCCATCACGCGCGTCAAGGAGGACCTCAAGAACGTCCGCGGAGACCTCTTCAAGGAGAGCGAGCAGCAGCTTCTGAAGCATCTGGAGAGCGCGGCGCTCGCGGGCTTCAAGGGCAGCATGTACTTCCTGCGCTACGTGCAGTTCAAGTGGCTGGAGAGCCAGGCTGTCGACGAGGAGTGGTTCATGGACTTCCGGGtgctggggaagggagggttcgGAGAGGTGCACGCCTGCCAGATGAGGGCCACAGGCAAGATGTACGCCAACAAAAAGCTCAACAAGAAGAGGCTGAAGAAACGAAAAGGCTACGAG GGAGCGATTGTGGAGAAACGCATCCTGGCCAAGGTGCACAGCCGCTTCATCGTGTCTCTGGCGTACGCCTTCCAGACCAAGCTGGACCTGTGTCTCGTTATGACCATCATGAACGGAGGAGACCTCAG GTTCCACATGTACAACGTGGATGAGAAGAACCCAGGTTTCAACGAGCCCAGAGCCTGTTTCTACACGGCGCAGATCATCTGTGGGCTGGAGCACCTGCACCAGCACCGCATCGTCTACCGGGACCTGAAGCCCGAGAACGTGCTCCTGGATGATGGAG gtCACGTCCGTCTGTCAGATCTGGGTCTCGCCGTGGAACTGCCCCCAGGGAAGGACACCACCAACGGCTACGCAGGCACCCCAG GTTTCATGGCTCCGGAGTTGCTTCAGAAGAAGGACTACGACTACAGCGTGGACTACTTCACGCTGGGGGTCACCCTATATGAGATGGTGGCTGCCAAGGGCCCTTTCAGattgagaggagagcag GTTGAGAACACAGAGGTGACTCGGCGAATCCTGAACGACCCTGTGTCGTACCCAGAAAACTTTGGGAAGGAGTGCATGGCCATGTGTGAAGGGCTGATGGAGAAGGATCCAGCCAAGCGCCTCGGCTTCAAGAACAACGATTGTGCCGACTTGAAGAACCATTCATTCTTCAAAGAGCTGAACTGGGGACGCCTGGAAGCGG gCATGCTTACGCCCCCGTTCATCCCCGACCCCAAGGCAGTCTACGCCAAAGACATCAGCGACGTGGGAGCCTTCAGCACCATCAAAGGCGTCGTCATCGACAACAAGGACACAGAGTTCTACGGCGAATTTGCGTCCGGTAACGTCCCCATCCCGTGGCAGGAAGAGATGATCGAGACGGGGGTGTTTGGGGAGCTCAACGTCTGGGCGGAGAAAGGCAAGCTGCCCAACGACCTGGACCCTAACTTTATCCCTGTGGAGTCCAAGGGGGGCGCGTGTGTCCTGCTCTGA
- the LOC134039634 gene encoding histone-lysine N-methyltransferase 2D-like yields the protein MFRIITSLIVVASLLYLSRISRVKFHSQRKKVSCIMTDSGAGSSKPLKGILKKVKSYDIDSSIHGPECPLHDQRSEGPLDPRQGRAGPGSGKPLRGILKTSASCGAAEDRADSNSTKLRQRQRWDESNILATSCHSWLNVPKTGSHLCSLTMLDWPASNAWEEQTCLCISKRKRKSQSWNEMSILATQQPYSGNSPWIQVDDSCPAGVAWQSLSLTDDAETSPSLTSDPRPVASPPRQESNFSSYPPKSPACDRIGDRRRYQSKQEGQKRTKVQDEGAPGGRDYSGTSPLSSPSSLLSYRTCSLSPPPSPLPCSPYLLYSSLSPPPSLSPPSPYPLSTSLSPPPPSLLSSSLSSPVSPSPPPPTNSPSFEKLRKAHRRENRRVLLALRSVARDEEARDKDDATDDTVPAMCSCIDCCSSPSGAECTVQTSNQTDVEEKAVHSDP from the exons ATGTTTCGCATAATTACGTCATTAATTGTTGTGGCAAGTTTGCTTTATCTTTCTAGGATCAGCCGAGTGAAATTCCACTCACAGAGGAAGAAG GTATCATGCATAATGACAGACTCGGGAGCTGGATCCTCGAAACCACTGAAGGGTATTCTGAAGAAAGTTAAATCCTATGATATAGACTCGTCGATCCACGGTCCTGAGTGCCCCCTGCATGACCAGCGATCAGAAGGACCTCTTGACCCCCGGCAGGGCCGCGCTGGCCCGGGGTCGGGCAAGCCGCTCAGAGGCATCCTGAAGACCAGCGCAAGCTGTGGCGCGGCGGAGGATCGCGCCGATTCTAATAGCACGAAATTGAG ACAAAGACAGCGATGGGATGAGTCCAACATTTTGGCCACGAGCTGTCATTCCTGGCTCAACGTTCCCAAAACTGGATCTCACCT ATGCAGCCTCACCATGTTGGATTGGCCTGCTTCCAACGCGTGGGAGGAGCAGACATGTCTGTGTATCAGTAAGAG GAAGAGAAAGAGCCAGAGCTGGAATGAGATGAGTATCCTGGCCACTCAACAGCCCTACAGCGGGAACAGCCCCTGGATTCAAGTGGATGACAGCTGTCCTGCTGGTGTGGCATG GCAGTCACTGTCCCTCACTGATGATGCAGAGACCAGCCCCagcttgacctctgaccctcggCCTGTGGCCTCGCCACCAAGGCAGGAGAGCAA TTTCAGTTCATATCCACCCAAGTCACCAGCCTGTGATAggataggagacaggaggaggtatCAGTCCAAACAGGAAGGCCAGAAACGTACCAAAGTCCAAGATGAAGGAGCACCAGGTGGCAGAGACTACAGTG GtacctctcccctttcctccccttcctccctcctctcctatcgtACCTGCTCCctgtcaccccctccctcccccctgccttgcTCTCCCTACCTTTTATATTCCTCTCTgtcgccccctccctctttgtCGCCTCCCTCTCCGTACCCCCTGTCCACCTCCTtgtcgcccccacccccctccctcctgtcttccaGTCTGTCATCACCTgtgtccccctcgcctcccccccccacaaacagccCCAGCTTTGAGAAGCTGAGGAAAGCACACCGCAGGGAGAACAGGCGGGTGTTGTTGGCCCTCAGGTCCGTGGCCAGAGACGAGGAAGCGAGGGACAAGGACGATGCTACTGATGACACAGTCCCAGCCATGTGCTCCTGTATTGACTGCTGCAGCTCCCCCAGTGGTGCGGAGTGTACAGTACAGACAAGCAACCAAACAG ATGTGGAGGAGAAGGCGGTTCACTCCGATCCTTGA
- the rangrf gene encoding ran guanine nucleotide release factor — MQNHSNNAIECHPLFGGALSATIPRDAKDISELREIPDNQEVFAHEHTDQSIIVELLEFQSHVENEDAARYHFEDVAGSNKAVGPGTSEVKTVQALPKPELSMQECGSAWLLTGTQAVSKFNEEAKNIVSIHLGLFRLPQFSTDILVTFNNPLTISHNSRSAAGASNLPTHPWTIQDFESLLQSLKLHNPGVFG; from the exons ATGCAAAATCATTCAAATAACGCGATAGAGTGTCACCCATTGTTTGGAGGCGCGTTGTCAGCTACTATCCCACGCGATGCCAAAGATATAAG TGAGCTGAGGGAGATCCCAGACAACCAGGAAGTGTTTGCCCACGAGCACACGGACCAGAGCATCATCGTGGAGCTGCTGGAGTTCCAGAGTCACGTGGAGAACGAGGATGCGGCTAG GTATCACTTTGAGGATGTAGCCGGCAGCAACAAGGCAGTAGGCCCAGGGACGTCAGAGGTGAAGACGGTTCAGGCCCTGCCCAAACCGGAGCTCTCCATGCAGGAGTGCGGCTCTGCCTGGCTGCTGACTGGAACCCAGGCCGTGTCCAAGTTCAACGAGGAG GCGAAAAATATTGTAAGCATTCATCTTGGTCTGTTCAGGCTACCCCAGTTCTCCACAGATATCCTCGTGACCTTCAACAACCCCCTCACCATCAG CCACAACAGCAGAAGTGCAGCGGGGGCCAGCAACCTGCCCACACATCCCTGGACTATACAAGACTTTGAGAGCTTGCTACAGTCTCTGAAACTACACAACCCGGGAGTGTTTGGGTAG
- the slc25a35 gene encoding solute carrier family 25 member 35 produces the protein MDFVFGGVAACGACLFTNPLEVVKTRMQLQGELKSRGSYQIHYRNVFHAFYTIGKVDGLAGLQKGLVPGLVYQFFMNGVRLGSYALIETSGYSHTDGRVSAAKTTVAGAVAGVAGAVMASPIYLVKTHLQSQSTSSIAVGHQHKHQGMIQALAAIHKQHGILGLWRGSSAAIPRVSVGSAAQLSTFSTSKEFVTDLQIFPEDSWLVALTAGLISSVVVVLAMTPFDVVSTRLYNQPVDHLGKGELYRGFGDCFSQTLRKEGPTGLYKGLGASYFRLGPHTILSLLLWNELRKLYQNHR, from the exons ATGGATTTTGTTTTTGGGGGAGTGGCGGCCTGTGGGGCTTGTCTATTTACAAATCCTCTTGAGGTGGTGAAAACCCGCATGCAGCTACAAGGAGAATTGAAGAGCAGGGGGTCATATCAAATCCACTATCGCAATGTCTTCCACGCTTTTTACACTATCGGCAAAGTAGACGGACTTGCTGGTTTACAAAAGGGCTTAGTCCCTGGACTCGTATACCAATTTTTCATGAACggtgtcagactcggctcgtATGCTCTCATCGAGACCTCCGGTTACAGCCACACGGATGGACGTGTCAGCGCAGCCAAGACCACCGTTGCGGGGGCCGTGGCTGGCGTGGCGGGCGCGGTGATGGCGAGTCCCATATATTTG GTAAAGACTCACCTTCAGAGTCAGTCCACCTCATCTATAGCGGTCGGACATCAACATAAACACCAG GGGATGATTCAAGCGCTGGCAGCCATCCACAAGCAGCATGGCATTCTGGGACTGTGGAGGGGCTCTAGTGCAGCGATACCACGGGTCAGCGTTGGCTCGGCGGCTCAACTGTCCACATTCTCTACCTCCAAGGAGTTTGTCACAGATTTACAG atATTTCCAGAGGACAGCTGGCTGGTGGCTCTGACCGCTGGTCTGATCAGCAGTGTAGTGGTGGTGTTGGCCATGACACCCTTCGACGTGGTCAGTACTCGACTCTACAACCAGCCAGTGGACCACCTGGGCAAG GGAGAGCTTTATCGGGGCTTTGGAGACTGCTTCTCTCAGACGCTGAGGAAGGAGGGTCCGACGGGGCTCTACAAAGGCCTGGGGGCCTCGTACTTCCGCCTGGGGCCACACACCATCCTGTCTCTGCTGCTCTGGAATGAGCTCCGTAAGCTCTACCAGAACCACAGATAG